A single region of the Gorilla gorilla gorilla isolate KB3781 chromosome 1, NHGRI_mGorGor1-v2.1_pri, whole genome shotgun sequence genome encodes:
- the LRRN2 gene encoding leucine-rich repeat neuronal protein 2 has protein sequence MRLLVAPLLLAWVAGATAAVPVVPWHVPCPPQCACQIRPWYTPRSSYREATTVDCNDLFLTAVPPALPAGTQTLLLQSNSIVRVDQSELGYLANLTELDLSQNSFSDARDCDFHALPQLLSLHLEENQLTRLEDHSFAGLASLQELYLNHNQLYRIAPRAFSGLSNLLRLHLNSNLLRAIDSRWFEMLPNLEILMIGGNKVDAILDMNFRPLANLRSLVLAGMNLREISDYALEGLQSLESLSFYDNQLARVPRRALEQVPGLKFLDLNKNPLQRVGPGDFANMLHLKELGLNNMEELVSIDKFALVNLPELTKLDITNNPRLSFIHPRAFHHLPQMETLMLNNNALSALHQQTVESLPNLQEVGLHGNPIRCDCVIRWANATGTRVRFIEPQSTLCAEPPDLQRLPVREVPFREMTDHCLPLISPRSFPPSLQVASGESMVLHCRALAEPEPEIYWVSPAGLRLTPAHAGRRYRVYPEGTLELRRVTAEEAGLYTCVAQNLVGADTKTVSVVVGRALLQPGRDEGQGLELRVQETHPYHILLSWVTPPNTVSTNLTWSSASSLRGQGATALARLPRGTHSYNITRLLQATEYWACLQVAFADAHTQLACVWARTKEATSCHRALGDRPGLIAILALAVLLLAAGLAAHLGTGQPRKGVGGRRPLPPAWAFWGWSAPSVRVVSAPLVLPWNPGKKLPRSSEGETLSPPLSQNS, from the coding sequence ATGAGGCTTCTCGTGGCCCCACTCTTGCTAGCTTGGGTGGCTGGTGCCACTGCCGCTGTGCCCGTGGTACCCTGGCATGTTCCCTGCCCCCCTCAGTGTGCCTGCCAGATCCGGCCCTGGTATACGCCCCGCTCATCCTACCGCGAGGCTACCACTGTGGACTGCAATGACCTATTCCTGACGGCAGTCCCCCCGGCGCTCCCCGCAGGCACACAGACCCTGCTCCTGCAGAGCAACAGCATTGTCCGTGTGGACCAGAGTGAGCTGGGCTACCTGGCCAATCTCACAGAGCTGGACCTGTCCCAGAACAGCTTTTCGGATGCCCGAGACTGTGATTTCCATGCCCTACCCCAGCTGCTGAGCCTGCACCTAGAGGAGAACCAGCTGACCCGGCTGGAGGACCACAGCTTTGCAGGGCTGGCCAGCCTACAGGAACTCTATCTCAACCACAACCAGCTCTACCGCATCGCCCCCAGGGCCTTTTCCGGCCTCAGCAACTTGCTGCGGCTGCACCTCAACTCCAACCTGCTGAGGGCCATTGACAGCCGCTGGTTCGAAATGCTGCCCAACTTGGAGATACTCATGATTGGCGGCAACAAGGTAGATGCCATCCTGGACATGAACTTCCGGCCCCTGGCCAACCTGCGTAGCCTGGTGCTAGCAGGCATGAACCTGCGGGAGATCTCCGACTATGCCCTGGAGGGGCTGCAAAGCCTGGAGAGCCTCTCCTTCTATGACAACCAGCTGGCCCGGGTGCCCAGGCGGGCACTGGAACAGGTGCCCGGGCTCAAGTTCCTAGACCTCAACAAGAACCCGCTCCAGCGGGTAGGGCCGGGGGACTTTGCCAACATGCTGCACCTTAAGGAGCTGGGGCTGAACAACATGGAGGAGCTGGTCTCCATCGACAAGTTTGCCCTGGTGAACCTCCCCGAGCTGACCAAGCTGGACATCACCAATAACCCACGGCTGTCCTTCATCCACCCCCGCGCCTTCCACCACCTGCCTCAGATGGAGACCCTCATGCTCAACAACAACGCTCTCAGTGCCTTGCACCAGCAGACGGTGGAGTCCCTGCCCAACCTGCAGGAGGTAGGTCTCCACGGCAACCCCATCCGCTGTGACTGTGTCATCCGCTGGGCCAATGCCACGGGCACCCGTGTCCGCTTCATCGAGCCGCAATCCACCCTCTGTGCGGAGCCTCCGGACCTCCAGCGCCTCCCGGTCCGTGAGGTGCCCTTCCGGGAGATGACGGACCACTGTTTGCCCCTCATCTCCCCCCGAAGCTTCCCCCCAAGCCTCCAGGTAGCCAGTGGAGAGAGCATGGTGCTGCATTGCCGGGCACTGGCCGAACCCGAACCCGAGATCTACTGGGTCTCTCCAGCCGGGCTTCGACTGACACCTGCCCATGCAGGCAGGAGGTACCGGGTGTACCCCGAGGGGACCCTGGAGCTGCGGAGGGTGACAGCAGAAGAGGCAGGGCTGTACACCTGTGTGGCCCAGAACCTGGTGGGGGCTGACACTAAGACGGTTAGTGTGGTTGTGGGCCGTGCTCTCCTCCAGCCAGGCAGGGACGAAGGACAGGGGCTGGAGCTCCGGGTGCAGGAGACCCACCCCTATCACATCCTGCTTTCTTGGGTCACCCCACCCAACACAGTATCCACCAACCTCACCTGGTCCAGCGCCTCCTCCCTCCGGGGCCAGGGGGCCACAGCTCTGGCCCGCCTGCCTCGGGGAACCCACAGCTACAACATTACCCGCCTCCTTCAGGCCACGGAGTACTGGGCCTGCCTGCAAGTGGCCTTTGCTGATGCCCACACCCAGTTGGCTTGTGTATGGGCCAGGACCAAAGAGGCCACTTCTTGCCACAGAGCCTTAGGGGACCGTCCTGGGCTCATTGCCATCCTGGCTCTCGCTGTCCTTCTCCTGGCAGCTGGGCTAGCGGCCCACCTTGGCACAGGCCAACCCAGgaagggggtgggtgggaggcggcctctccctccagcctgggctttcTGGGGCTG